The genomic DNA TGGTCGGATCAGAGAAGATTCTCCATCAATCTCGTCGATTTCTGGGCCGGGTACTGCCCGGACATGCTCGCGCCGGAGCGGGTCAATCCGTCTGCCCAGTCCAAAGGCAACGGCCTGGGCGTGGTCCTGGCGGGCCGTGAGTCGCGCCGCTCGCTGCCGGTGGAGATCCTGGCGCGCATGGTCGCCACCACGGCCCAGGCCCGCAAGGCGCCCCATGTCCACCTGCTGGGCGGTGCGGGCGAGCACGGGGCAGGGCAGGCAGTCATGAAGCTGCTGCCCCCCGCAGTGCAGGCGCGCACGCGAAATCTGGCGGGCGCGACCAACTGGGCCGACCTCGTGGAGATCGTCGGCTCCCTCGATCTGCTTCTGACGCCGGATACCGGCACCATGCATCTGGCGGCCCATTTGGGCACGCCGGTCCACGCCTTTTTCCTGTCCTCGGCCTGGTGCTTCGAGACCGGGCCGTACGGCGCGGGGCACACGGTCCATCAGGCCGTGGCTCCCTGCCTGCCGTGCCTTGAGACCCGGCCCTGCGACAACGGCGTCGCCTGCCTGGGCGCATTTGCAGACCCCGGCTACCAGCGGTTCATGACCACGCGCAAGGCCGAGCACATGCCCAGTGGCATGATCGCCTACGAATCCCGCTTCGACGCCCTGGGCCAAACCTTTCACCCCGTGGCGGGCATGGACCCGGACTCGGAGCAGCGGGCCAGATTCCGCCAGTTCATCCTGGCGCATCTGAGCGGTGATCCTGACAGTATCGTTGAAAAAATGACCGACATGGACGCGCTCCTGGCCCAGCGCATCTACCGTGAACGCGATTGGATCACCCGCGACCCCAGCGGATCAATCACAGGACCATAGCATGAAGAACCTGCGCATTCTCGTTGTCCTGCCCCTGTACGGCGGCTCCCTGCCCATAGGCCGATACGTGGCCACGGCCCTGAAAGACCTGGGCCACCTCGTTGAGGTCTTCGAGGCCCCGGAGTTCAACGCGGCCTACGACGCGCTCAAGAAGCTGCGGGTGACCACGGACCGGCTCGACTACCTCCAGAACTCCTTTCTCAACGTCATCAGCCAGTCGATCCTGGCCAAGGTGGAGACCTTTGAGCCGGATCTGGTTCTGGCCATGGCCCAGGCGCCGCTCAACCATCAGGCCCTCAAGCGGCTGCGGCGCGACGGCGTGACCACGGCCATGTGGTTTGTGGAGGATCACCGCCTCTTCACCTACTGGAAATCCTTTGCCCCGTTCTACGATATCTTCGCCGTCATCCAGAAGGAGCCTTTCCTGAGCGATCTAAAGGGCATAGGCCAGCCAAACGGGTTGTATCTGCCCCTGGCCGCGCTGCCCGGCTTCCACCACCCCATGGAGCTGACGCCCATGGAACGGCGAAAGTTCGGCTCGGACATCTCCTTCATGGGCGCGGGCTACCCCAACCGGCGCGTTGCCTTCCGCGAGCTGGTCAGCCGCGATTTCAAGCTCTGGGGCACGGACTGGGACGGCGACCATGTCCTTGAACCCCTGGTCCAGATGCAGGGCGCGCGCGTCTCGCCGGAAGAGTGCGTCAAGATATTCAATGCCACGCGCATCAACCTGAACCTGCATTCAAGCATCCAGGCCGAGGAGCTGGTCACCCTGGGCGATTTCGTCAACCCGCGCACCTTCGAGCTGGCGGCCTGCGGCGCGTTCCAACTGGTGGACCAACGCACCCTTCTTGAAGAAGCCTTTGCCGACGACGAGCTGGCGACCTTCACGTCAATGGCTGAACTGCTTGAAAAGATAGACTATTACCTGGAGAGACCCGAGGAGTGCCAAGCCATTGCCGGGCGCGCCAGGGCGCGGGCGCTCAAGGACCACACCTACCATGCGCGTCTGGAGACGCTCCTCGACTTCACTGCCAGGCGCATTCCGGGCTGGCCCAGGGGCAGGGAGGCCAGCGTGCTCGACGCCGATTTCCCGCCTGAATTGCGGGACGAGCTGCGCGGCCTGCTGGCCCGGCTCGGCCTGTCCGAGAGCGTGCCCTTCAAGGATCTGGTCTGGAGCCTGCGCCAACAGCAGGGTGCGCTGTCCGACCTGGACACGGCCATCCTCTTCCTGGACGAATGGCAAAAACTCTACGCCAAACGCACCTGACCGATTCCTCAAGTGACACATGAACAAAAGGGTTCGCACCATATGGGTGCGAACCCTTTCTTCTTGTCATTCAACGGATTAGGATTTGCGTTTGAACTGCTTGAGCCAGGCGAGCAGCCGGGGTTCCTCGCCCTGATCCTTGGGATGGTAGAATTTGCGCCCGCGCAGTTCGTTGGGCAGGTAGTCCTGGTCAGCCCAGGCCTTGGGGAAATTGTGCGGGTAGAGGTAACCCCGGCCATAGCCCCATTCGCGTTGCAGCGAGGTGGTGGCGTTGCGCAGGTGGAGCGGAACAGGCTTGGGTCCGTTCTCGCGGACCTCTTTCTGGGCCGTGCGGTAGGCGGCGTAGGTGGCGTTGCTCTTGGGAGCCAGGGCCAGATACACGGTGGTCTCGGCCATGGGGATGAATCCTTCGGGCATGCCGATGGCCTCCACGGCCTGATGACAGGCCAGGGCCAGGGGCAGGGCCTGCGGGTCGCCCAGGCCGACATCCTCCGAGGCCGAGATGATCAGGCGGCGGGTGACAAAGCGCGGGTCCTCACCGCTCTCCAGCAGGCAGGCCAGATAGTACAGGGCCGCATCCGGATCGCTGCCCCGGATGGACTTGATCAGGGCCGAGGCCAGCTCGTAGTGGGAATCGCTGTCGCGGTCGCCCCGGACCACGATCTCGGGCAGGGATTCGCGCAGCACCTCAACCGAACGTTTGTCCTTGGGCAGTTCGGCGGTGTATTCGATGAGATTGAGCAATGTCCTGGCGTCGCCACCGGCCATGGAAGCGAGCAGGGCGTAACTCTCCTCTTCCAGCTCCAGGCTGAGCGCCTCGGTTCCGCGATGGGCCACGCTGATCAGCTCCTCGCGGTTCAGGGTGCGCAACCGGAGCACATGGAGCCGGGAGAGCAACTGCCGGGTGACGCTGAAGGACGGGTTTTCGGTGGTGGTGGCGAGCAGGGTGATCTCGCCGGACTCCAGGATGGGCAGAAAGAAATCCTGCTGCGCCTTGGAAAAACGGTGCAACTCGTCGAGGATGAGGATGTCGTGGCCGGGCAGCTGCTTTCTGAGGGCGGTCAGTCCGGCCTCGGGCGCGCTGAGACGCAGGCTCTTCTTGCCCGTCAGCCGGGCCAGGAGCATGGCCAGGGTGGATTTTCCGCAGCCGGGCGGACCGAAGAGGAGCAGGCTCGGCAGCCGCTTGGACTTGGTAAAGGCCTCGATGCGGTTGCGGATGTGCCCCTGCCCCACAAACTCATCAAGGGATTTCGGCCTGATCCTGTCGGCAAGAGGTTGTGATTCTTCGATTTCAAGTTTCATTTGTCGCCTTGTCTCGCGAACCAGCCGAGGCTGAGACAATAGGTTGCAGCGGTCTCCCAGCGCAGGATGCTCTGGCCAAGGGTCACCGGGACGAATCCGCCCTCAAGCAACGCCAGGGCCTCGTCATGCTCAAGCCCGCCTTCGGGACCAATGACGATGAGGCTTGTGCCACAGGAAAGATCAGCCGGGGTGAGCGGCCTGTCGGCCTCGTCCGATTCCCAGGCAACATAGCATCTGTCAAAGCCGCGCGCAAAGTCGAGCAGACCCCCCAGCCCGGCGGGCAGGACCGTGATGGTCGGAAGGAGCGGATTGCCGCATTGCTTGGCAGCCTGGACGCACTTGTCGCGCCAGCTCTCCTTGGGCGTGTCGGGCATCTGCCCCTGGCTGCGGGCGGCAGACCAGAAGGCCACGCCAAGACCTTGAAGCTCCACCAGTTTTTCAAAGAGGTAGTCACGCCGCTTGGACTTTCCCCAGCCGATGGCCAGGGTCACGCCCGTGTCCTGCGCCGGGTGGCTCTCAAGGCTCACGGCTTCGAGCAGGGCGGTGTTCCTGTCGGTCTTTTGGACCTTGAACAGGCCGACGCGGCCCAGGCCGTCAAAGAGGCGGACTATCTGGTCGGGCGCGGTCCGCAGCACGGCCAGCATGTGGTGCGCCTCAGCCCCGGAGAAACGCACGGTTTCGCCCACTGCCGAAGGCCAGCCCTGTGCCGGATGATGGAATGAATTGAGCCGTGCCATGGGTGATCCCCAAATGAAAAGGCCGGGGCGAACCCCGGCCCCTGGCTAGAGTTCCTTGTCGATCAGGTCTTCGTAGGTCTCGCGCTTTCGGGCCACGGTCACCGTGTCACCATCCACCAGCAGCTCGCAGGCCCTGGGGCGCGAGTTGTAGTTGGACGACATGGTGAAGCCGTAGGCTCCGGCAGAGAAGACCGCCAGCAGTTCCCCCTGGTTCACGGCGGGCAGGGCGCGCTCGCGGGCCAGGAAGTCGCCGGATTCGCAGATGGGGCCGACCACGTCATAGGTCAGGGAGTCGCGCTCCTTGGGCGTGACCTCGGCGATGCGGTGGTAGGAGCCGTAGAGGCTGGGGCGCACCAGATCGTTCATGGCCGCATCCACGATGAGGAAATTCCGGGACGGGTTGGACTTGGTGTAGACCACCTCGGTGACCAGGATGCCCGCGTTGCCAGCGATGACCCGGCCCGGTTCGAGGATGACCTTGAGGGGAACGCCCGTGAGCTTCTCCTTGAGGGCCTGCCCGAACTCGGTGGGGTGGGGCGGCTCCTCCTCGTCATAGGTGATGCCGAGCCCGCCGCCCAGGTCGAGGTACTTGATGCCGATGCCCATGTCCTTGAGCCTGCCGTAAAAATCGAGCAGCTTGTCCAGCGCCTCCATGAACGGGGCGATGCTGGTGAGCTGCGAGCCGATGTGGCAGTCCATGCCGATGGGCTCGATGTTGGCAAGGTCCGCGCACATCCGGTAGGCCTCAAGGGAGTTCTCGATATCCAGGCCGAATTTGTTCTTCTTCATGCCGGTGGAAATGTAGGGATGGGTCTGCGGGTCCACATCGGGATTGATGCGGAAGCTGACCTTCGCCACCTTGCCCGCTTCGCCCGCCACTTCGTTGATCTTGAGCAGCTCGGCCACGGACTCGATGTTGAACATGAGAATCCCGGCATCGAGCGCCTCGCGGATCTCGGAGGGCCGCTTGCCCACGCCGGAGTAGACGATTTTGTCCGGCGACACGCCCGCCTTGAGCGCGCGATAGAGCTCGCCGCCCGAGACGATGTCCATGCCCGCACCCAACCCGGCCAGGAGCTTGAGCACCGAGAGGTTGGAGTTGGCCTTGACCGAGTAGCATGTCAGATGGTCCAGCCCGTCAAAGGCGGAGTCGAAGGCCTGGAAATGCCGGGTGAGGGTGGCGGCGGAGTAGACGTAAAGCGGGGTGCCGTATTGCCCGGCCAGGGCCGTGACCGGAACCTCTTCGGCAAAGAGGGCGCCGTCACGATACTCGAAATGATGCATGCACTATCTCTCCTTGGAAAATCTATGGATTACTGCGTGGTGACAAAGACATCGGTATAGGTCAGGGGGAGCGCGGGCAGGTCGTTCTTGCCAGCCACGCGAAAACGGTACTGCTTGTCCGGCTCAAGGGTACACAGGCTCAGCTTCAAGGTGTTGCCGACCAGATCGAAGGCGCCCTGGTTGCGCGTGAAATGGACGGCGTCCCTCGGCACGAACGGACAACCCACGCACCCCTCGCCGTCGCCGCCGCCCACGATCTCGTACTGGATGCTGGCCCGGTACAACCGCCGGGCCGCGCCGCCTACCGCGATGGTCAGCAGCAGGCAGGTGTCGGTGCGTTCCGCGGCCATGATCTCCAGGGTGAAGGTGTCCTCGCTTTGCTGGGGCTGCGGCCATTCCTTCTTGCCCAGGGCACACCCGGAGAGAGCGGCCTGGACGAGCAGGAGCAGGGCGGCCAGGGCGGCCAGGGAACGTTTCATCTGCGGAGTCGATCTGCTCATTGCTTGATCATGCCTTTCCACTGGTTGAGGAGCATCAATGCCTCTATGGGCGTCATGCCGTCCACGTCAAGGGCCGTCAACCGGGTGATGACGGGATGCTCCGGCACCGGTGCGCCGGGGGCCGGACACGCCGCATCCCCACACGTTTCCTGCGGGCACGGGGGAACCAGGGCGAATCCGGGCAGCAGCTTCTGCGAGGCGCGTTCAACCGCACCCCTGGAACGGGTATCCTGCGATTTTTCTTCGAGGTTCGCAAGGATTTCCCGCGCACGATCCACGACCGGTTTGGGCACCCCGGCCAGCTTGGCCACCTCGATGCCGTAGCTGCGGTCTGCCGGGCCGGGCACGAGCCTGCGCAGAAAGACAATGTCCCCCTTCCATTCCTTGACCGCGATATTGAGGTTTCTCAACCCCTCGATCTTTCCCTCTAGGCCGGTCAGCTCGTGGTAGTGGGTGGCGAACAGGGTGCGGATGCCGCCCCTGGCGCGGGTGGCAAGCTCCTCGACCACGGCCCAGGCCAGGGAAAGGCCGTCATAGGTGCTGGTGCCCCGGCCTATCTCGTCGAGGATGACCAGACTGCGCTGGGTGGCCTGACGCAGGATGCGGGCGGTCTCGGTCATCTCGACCATGAAGGTGGAGTGGCCCTGGGCCAGATTGTCCGAGGCTCCCACCCGCGAAAAGACGCGGTCCGCCAGCCCGAGGCGCGCCCGGCGGGCCGGGACAAAGGAGCCGATCTGGGCCATGATCACGAAGATGGCTACCTGTCTGAGCACCGTGGACTTGCCCGCCATGTTCGGGCCGGTGATGAGCAGGATGCGCTTGTCCCTGTCCATCCGCAGGTCGTTCGGGATGTAAGTGGCCCGGCCCATGGCATCCTCGACCACCGGGTGCCGGCCCGCCTCGATGTCGATGTCCAGGCCGTCGTGCAGCTCTGGCCGGTGCCACTCGTTGATCCGGGCGGCCTCGGCCAGCCCCTGCCAGTAGTCCAGGGCGGCCACGGCGTCGGCCATGAACAGGAACCGGCTCCGGGCGCTGGCCACCTGTTCGCGCAGGGTCAGAAAAAGGCTGTGTTCCAGGGCCTTGCGCTCGTCAGAGGCAGAGATGATCCGCTCTTCCATTTCCTTGAGGGCCGGGGTGATGTAGCGCTCGCTGCCCACCAGGGTCTGGCGGCGGATGAAATGGTCGGGCACCTGTCCCTTGTACGCCTTGGAAACCTCGAAATAATAGCCAAAGACCTTGTTGTAGCCGAGTTTCAGCTTGGGGATGCTGCTTGCGTCCAACTCCTGCTGGTGCAGGGTCCGCAGCTTGTCCTCGCCGTGCTCGTTGAGCTCGATCAGTTCGTCTAGCCGAGGGTCGAACCCCTTGCGGAACAGGCCGCCGTCCGTGATCAGGGGAGGCGGGGAGTCCACGAAGGAGGATTCGAGCAGTCCGGCCAAGTCCTCCATGTCGTCCCATTTCAGGAGCAGCCGTTTCACGTCGGGCGCGGTGTCAAGGTCAAGCCCGGCGAGCAGGGCGCGGACCTTGGGCAGCATGGGCAGGCTCTGGCGCAGGGCCACGAAATCCCTGGGCGTGGCCCGGCCCAGGACCACGCGGGTGGAGAGCCGCTCAAGGTCGTGCACCCCGTCGAGCGCCTGGCGCAGGTCGGCCCTGAGCTGGTCGCGGTCGTGGAGAAAGACCACGCAATCCTGGGTCTTTTCGATGGGAACAATGTCGCGCCAGGGCTGGCGCAGGCGGGCCTCCAGCAGGCGTCCCCCCATGGGGGTCATGGTCCGGTCCAGGACGCGCCACAGGGTGCCCTTGCCCGGCCTGCCGTCAAGGCGGCGGAAAATTTCGAGATTGCGCTCTGTCACCTCGTCCAGGAGCAGGTGTTTGCCCAGGTTGAGCGGCCTGAATTCGCCCAGGTGGGTGAGGGGGCATTTCTGGGTGTGCTCAAGGTAGGTCAGCAGCGCGCCGCAGGCGCGCACCAGCTCCGGCTTGTCACCCAGGTCAAGGCTGTCGAGACTGGCCGTCCCCTGCACCTCGGCAATGCGCCGGGCCGCCATGGCCGGATCGAAATAGGAGGCGGGCGGCACGCCCGTGACCTGCGCCTCCAGCTCGGCATACTGGGGCGGCACCTTGCGCCCTTGGGGCAGGAGCAGCTCGCGCGGGCCGATCTTGACGATCCATTGCCACAGCTCCGGCTCGCGGCGGCTGTGCAGGCCGGACCACTGCCCGGTGGAGAAATCGACCCAGGCGACGCCGCCCGCGTTCCTGTCCGAGTCCCAGAACATCACACCAAGGTAATTGTTTTCCTTGGATTTGAGGTTTGAATCTTCGACCACGGTGCCGGGAGTGAGCACGCGGGTGACGGCCCGCTTGACCAGCCCCTTGGCCTCCTTGGGGTCTTCGATCTGGTCGCAGATGGCGATGCGGTATCCCTTGTCGAGCAACTGGGTCAGGTAGGGCTCGACAGCGTGGTGCGGCACCCCGCACATGGGGATGGGGTTGTCATCCTTGGGATTGCGGCTGGTCAGCGTGATCTGCACGGCCCTGGCCACGGTCTGGGCATCCTCGAAGAACAGCTCGAAGAAGTCGCCCATGCGGAAGAACAGCAGGCAACCGGGATTCTCCTCCTTGAAGCGGAGGTATTGTTCCAGCATGGGGGTCAGTTTCTGCTTTTCCACGACACCGGCAGGGTTGGTTATTGCGAGAAATCTTTGCGAAAACCGATGGAATGCCAGCTGCGGCAGCGGGGGCAGTTGTAGAAGAGATGGTCGCGCTTGAGGCCGCAGCGGCGGCAGAAGAAGCGACGCACCATGCGCGCCCGGTCGATGAAGAAGTTCAACTGTTCCATGAAGAACGGAGTCAGGGTCTGATCCATGCGCGACTGCTCGAAAAGCTCAAGGCGGGCCAGCCAGAAATCGGACTGCATGACCAGGGTCTTCTCAAACCAGCTCTTGGCGTTCTCGATGTCGCCGATGCGCAGCAGGTACACGCCCCCGTAGTAGAGCAGCAGCACGTCCGGCTCCTGCGACTCGATGACCGGCACCACGGCAGTGACCACGGCCCGGTCCGAGCAGACCCCGGCCCACTCGGCGTTCTCGTCGGGCGGCGTGTCCATGGGCCGCTCCGCCTTGATCAGGGCCTGGAGCAACCCTTCGAGCAGGACAAAGCGCAGGTCCGAAGCCACGTTGTCCAGGGCCTCGCGCAGGATGTCGGCCACGCGCCGCTCGCTGCCGGACTTGTAGGCCTGGACCATCTGCTCAAGCCACGCCTCGACCGCGCCGGGATAGGCGCGGATGGCGTGCCGGAGTGATCGATTGGCCTGGGATTCCTTGCCTTCCTTGAAATAATCCATGGCAAGGCGGACAAGATAGTGCGCCTGCGGCAGGGGCAGATTGAGCTGCCCAAAAGCCTCGGCGGCTTTTTCGAACGCCCCGCGTTCCGCTGCCAGACGGGCCATCTCGTGCTGGATGGCGACCGCATCCTGCCCCTGGGCACGGGCATCCTCGAACGCCTGTGCGGCCCGGTCCAGAAAACCGCCGCGCCGGAAATCGCGGCCAAGCTCGAACAGGGCGCGGGCCTTGAACTCGCGGGCAAGGCCGGGCCTGACGATGAGGCTGTTGCGGATATGGATGGCGCGCTCGATCTCGCCCTGGGAGCGGTAGAGGCTGCCCAGCGCGAGATAGATTTCAACCGCCTCCGGGTCGTTCTTGACGACCTGACTCAACTCCTCGATGGCCGCACGGGTGTCCTGGACGAGGAAGGCTTCCCCGCCAGTCACTTCACGCGCAGCCTTGAGCTTCTGGTTGAAGTCAGAGGGCTTCTTGCGGTTGAACGGATTCCAGGCCATGGGCTTCCCGTCAGTTGGACTGTTCGGACTTTTCTTCGGTGTTGTAGGAGCGCGTCTCGTTGATGGGCATGTTGCGCAGGGAGTTCAGTTCCTGTTCCAGGCTGGCCATGCGGGTCTTGCATTCCCTGAGCTTGACGCCGGAGCGGAACTTGTCCAGCGCGAAATAGATCATGGTCAGGATGGCCCCTGCCACAAAGGCGGCCATGATCAACACGGCAAAGGGCAGGGGAACCGAGTGCAGCGTCATGGTGTAGGGGATTTCCAGCTTCAGGACTAGCCCTTGGAGCAACACATCGTTGTTCTGGCTGAAGAAAAGGATGGAAAAGACAAAAAGAGCCAGGAGAAACAGAACTTTGATGAAACGCATGAGCCTACTCCTTACGATGTAATTGCGTCAAACAGAGGCCGAAGCCGGGCATAGGTTGAACTCAGATGCTCCGGAATGACCGTGGTTTCGCCGAACACGGCCATGAACGAGGCGTCGCCGTTCCATCGGGGAACGATCTGGAAATGCATGTGTTGGGCGATCCCGGCCCCGGCGGCCTCGCCCAGGTTCAGCCCCATGTTGATGCCATGGGGGTGGAACGCCTGCTCCAGCACCGAGGTGCTGTGGCGAAGCCAGAGCATGCAGTCGTTGGACTCTTCCAGGCTGAGGTCGAGCAGACTGCTCACATGGCGGTAGGGTGTGACCATCAAATGTCCGTTGTTGTAGGGGAATTTGTTCATGATCACGAAACAGTACCGCCCCCGGGCCAGAATGCACCGCTCCTCGTCCTGCGCCTGGTCCTCAGGGATGCAGAACACGCATTCGTCCGGCTTTGGCCCCAGGATGTAGTTCAGCCTCCACGGCGCCCACAATACTTCCATATCACTTCCGCTCAAGAATTGATTTGATAATCGACAGGGCGTGTTCCGGATCCCGTGCCCGCTGCACGCCGTCTATCGCGCCCATGTCGCCGATGGCCACCACCGGCTTGCCTGTCTTGCGGGCCAGGGCCACCTCCGAGAGGGTGCCGAACCCGCCGCCCACGGCCACGATCACGTCGCCGTTGGTCACCACCAGCATGTTGCGCATGGGGCCAAGCCCGGTGGCGATGGGGATTTCCACCCAGGCGTTGGCCGTGGTCCGGTCGCTCGACGGCAGTATGCCAATGGTCCTGCCGCCCGCCTCGCGCGCGCCCTTGCACGCGCCTTCCATGACCCCGCCCAGGCCGCCGCAGACCACGACATATCCGTTCCTGGCCAGCAGGCCTCCCAGCTCGACAGCGGCTGCGTAGAGCGCCCGGCCCTCACTATTCGGCCCGCACTGGCCTGATCCTATCACGGATACATGGCTTTTTGCCATGGCCCACTCCTGTTCGACCGCCATGACGGCAGCACTCTCAGTATCACCAATGGCCTGATTTTTCTACACGCCTTGGCGTCTTTGGGCAAGCATGAAACCGCTCACGAACCGTCGCCTTCCTTACACGTGCGCGACAAAGCACGCCCGAGCCGCTTGGCCAGCCGGAGCTGGTCCTCGCGCGTTTGCGCCCTGCCGTCGATCTTTGCCTCAAGCACCCTGACGAGGATGGCCGAGTAGGCCGGGCCAGGCGCAAGCCCCATCTCCTGAAGATCGGTTCCAGACACGTCGATGGTCACATCGCGCAGCCGGGTCAGGTATTGCGAGATGCCCCGGCGGATGTGCTCCTTCCTGCTGCGGGCCATGAGGAACAGGACGCCCTCAAGGGGGATGGGCCGAAGAATGGCGGAGAGCCGGCTCAAGCGCGACTTGTCCTCGCGCCAGCTCATGAGCCGCATGAGGGCGTCGCCGATCATGTCGCGCAACTGGAGGAATTCGCGCTCCTCCTTGGTGGTGAAGCGCAGCCTCGACGTCACCTGACCGATCTGGTCGCGCTTGATGCCCATGGTCAGACCCAGCAGATAGAGCTTCCATGGCACGAC from Pseudodesulfovibrio aespoeensis Aspo-2 includes the following:
- a CDS encoding glycosyltransferase family 9 protein, encoding MKHHLVIQLARFGDLIQTKRLLATLCARPDSRVHLCLDRSLEPLARLVFPDVVLHPVTAHGTGLNGHEAVRAMLTDNRRAFAGLRAVSFERVYNLNFSGLNFRLAALFDPDTVEGYAWQDGQELISLWPSMAMRWSDQRRFSINLVDFWAGYCPDMLAPERVNPSAQSKGNGLGVVLAGRESRRSLPVEILARMVATTAQARKAPHVHLLGGAGEHGAGQAVMKLLPPAVQARTRNLAGATNWADLVEIVGSLDLLLTPDTGTMHLAAHLGTPVHAFFLSSAWCFETGPYGAGHTVHQAVAPCLPCLETRPCDNGVACLGAFADPGYQRFMTTRKAEHMPSGMIAYESRFDALGQTFHPVAGMDPDSEQRARFRQFILAHLSGDPDSIVEKMTDMDALLAQRIYRERDWITRDPSGSITGP
- a CDS encoding CgeB family protein, with protein sequence MKNLRILVVLPLYGGSLPIGRYVATALKDLGHLVEVFEAPEFNAAYDALKKLRVTTDRLDYLQNSFLNVISQSILAKVETFEPDLVLAMAQAPLNHQALKRLRRDGVTTAMWFVEDHRLFTYWKSFAPFYDIFAVIQKEPFLSDLKGIGQPNGLYLPLAALPGFHHPMELTPMERRKFGSDISFMGAGYPNRRVAFRELVSRDFKLWGTDWDGDHVLEPLVQMQGARVSPEECVKIFNATRINLNLHSSIQAEELVTLGDFVNPRTFELAACGAFQLVDQRTLLEEAFADDELATFTSMAELLEKIDYYLERPEECQAIAGRARARALKDHTYHARLETLLDFTARRIPGWPRGREASVLDADFPPELRDELRGLLARLGLSESVPFKDLVWSLRQQQGALSDLDTAILFLDEWQKLYAKRT
- a CDS encoding replication-associated recombination protein A codes for the protein MKLEIEESQPLADRIRPKSLDEFVGQGHIRNRIEAFTKSKRLPSLLLFGPPGCGKSTLAMLLARLTGKKSLRLSAPEAGLTALRKQLPGHDILILDELHRFSKAQQDFFLPILESGEITLLATTTENPSFSVTRQLLSRLHVLRLRTLNREELISVAHRGTEALSLELEEESYALLASMAGGDARTLLNLIEYTAELPKDKRSVEVLRESLPEIVVRGDRDSDSHYELASALIKSIRGSDPDAALYYLACLLESGEDPRFVTRRLIISASEDVGLGDPQALPLALACHQAVEAIGMPEGFIPMAETTVYLALAPKSNATYAAYRTAQKEVRENGPKPVPLHLRNATTSLQREWGYGRGYLYPHNFPKAWADQDYLPNELRGRKFYHPKDQGEEPRLLAWLKQFKRKS
- a CDS encoding RsmE family RNA methyltransferase; translation: MARLNSFHHPAQGWPSAVGETVRFSGAEAHHMLAVLRTAPDQIVRLFDGLGRVGLFKVQKTDRNTALLEAVSLESHPAQDTGVTLAIGWGKSKRRDYLFEKLVELQGLGVAFWSAARSQGQMPDTPKESWRDKCVQAAKQCGNPLLPTITVLPAGLGGLLDFARGFDRCYVAWESDEADRPLTPADLSCGTSLIVIGPEGGLEHDEALALLEGGFVPVTLGQSILRWETAATYCLSLGWFARQGDK
- the lysA gene encoding diaminopimelate decarboxylase; this translates as MHHFEYRDGALFAEEVPVTALAGQYGTPLYVYSAATLTRHFQAFDSAFDGLDHLTCYSVKANSNLSVLKLLAGLGAGMDIVSGGELYRALKAGVSPDKIVYSGVGKRPSEIREALDAGILMFNIESVAELLKINEVAGEAGKVAKVSFRINPDVDPQTHPYISTGMKKNKFGLDIENSLEAYRMCADLANIEPIGMDCHIGSQLTSIAPFMEALDKLLDFYGRLKDMGIGIKYLDLGGGLGITYDEEEPPHPTEFGQALKEKLTGVPLKVILEPGRVIAGNAGILVTEVVYTKSNPSRNFLIVDAAMNDLVRPSLYGSYHRIAEVTPKERDSLTYDVVGPICESGDFLARERALPAVNQGELLAVFSAGAYGFTMSSNYNSRPRACELLVDGDTVTVARKRETYEDLIDKEL
- the mutS gene encoding DNA mismatch repair protein MutS; amino-acid sequence: MTNPAGVVEKQKLTPMLEQYLRFKEENPGCLLFFRMGDFFELFFEDAQTVARAVQITLTSRNPKDDNPIPMCGVPHHAVEPYLTQLLDKGYRIAICDQIEDPKEAKGLVKRAVTRVLTPGTVVEDSNLKSKENNYLGVMFWDSDRNAGGVAWVDFSTGQWSGLHSRREPELWQWIVKIGPRELLLPQGRKVPPQYAELEAQVTGVPPASYFDPAMAARRIAEVQGTASLDSLDLGDKPELVRACGALLTYLEHTQKCPLTHLGEFRPLNLGKHLLLDEVTERNLEIFRRLDGRPGKGTLWRVLDRTMTPMGGRLLEARLRQPWRDIVPIEKTQDCVVFLHDRDQLRADLRQALDGVHDLERLSTRVVLGRATPRDFVALRQSLPMLPKVRALLAGLDLDTAPDVKRLLLKWDDMEDLAGLLESSFVDSPPPLITDGGLFRKGFDPRLDELIELNEHGEDKLRTLHQQELDASSIPKLKLGYNKVFGYYFEVSKAYKGQVPDHFIRRQTLVGSERYITPALKEMEERIISASDERKALEHSLFLTLREQVASARSRFLFMADAVAALDYWQGLAEAARINEWHRPELHDGLDIDIEAGRHPVVEDAMGRATYIPNDLRMDRDKRILLITGPNMAGKSTVLRQVAIFVIMAQIGSFVPARRARLGLADRVFSRVGASDNLAQGHSTFMVEMTETARILRQATQRSLVILDEIGRGTSTYDGLSLAWAVVEELATRARGGIRTLFATHYHELTGLEGKIEGLRNLNIAVKEWKGDIVFLRRLVPGPADRSYGIEVAKLAGVPKPVVDRAREILANLEEKSQDTRSRGAVERASQKLLPGFALVPPCPQETCGDAACPAPGAPVPEHPVITRLTALDVDGMTPIEALMLLNQWKGMIKQ
- a CDS encoding tetratricopeptide repeat protein, which translates into the protein MAWNPFNRKKPSDFNQKLKAAREVTGGEAFLVQDTRAAIEELSQVVKNDPEAVEIYLALGSLYRSQGEIERAIHIRNSLIVRPGLAREFKARALFELGRDFRRGGFLDRAAQAFEDARAQGQDAVAIQHEMARLAAERGAFEKAAEAFGQLNLPLPQAHYLVRLAMDYFKEGKESQANRSLRHAIRAYPGAVEAWLEQMVQAYKSGSERRVADILREALDNVASDLRFVLLEGLLQALIKAERPMDTPPDENAEWAGVCSDRAVVTAVVPVIESQEPDVLLLYYGGVYLLRIGDIENAKSWFEKTLVMQSDFWLARLELFEQSRMDQTLTPFFMEQLNFFIDRARMVRRFFCRRCGLKRDHLFYNCPRCRSWHSIGFRKDFSQ
- a CDS encoding lipopolysaccharide assembly protein LapA domain-containing protein; protein product: MRFIKVLFLLALFVFSILFFSQNNDVLLQGLVLKLEIPYTMTLHSVPLPFAVLIMAAFVAGAILTMIYFALDKFRSGVKLRECKTRMASLEQELNSLRNMPINETRSYNTEEKSEQSN
- a CDS encoding HIT family protein; translated protein: MEVLWAPWRLNYILGPKPDECVFCIPEDQAQDEERCILARGRYCFVIMNKFPYNNGHLMVTPYRHVSSLLDLSLEESNDCMLWLRHSTSVLEQAFHPHGINMGLNLGEAAGAGIAQHMHFQIVPRWNGDASFMAVFGETTVIPEHLSSTYARLRPLFDAITS
- a CDS encoding TIGR00725 family protein; its protein translation is MAKSHVSVIGSGQCGPNSEGRALYAAAVELGGLLARNGYVVVCGGLGGVMEGACKGAREAGGRTIGILPSSDRTTANAWVEIPIATGLGPMRNMLVVTNGDVIVAVGGGFGTLSEVALARKTGKPVVAIGDMGAIDGVQRARDPEHALSIIKSILERK